The following proteins are encoded in a genomic region of Gimesia algae:
- a CDS encoding segregation and condensation protein A → MTTAQYKVDLSVYSGPLDLLLYLIRRNELDILDLPVASITASFNEFLNVLELIDLDLVGDFILMASTLAEIKSRMVLPRAEEEEIAEVIDDPRSDLIQQLLEYKKFKDAANALEEQAAEWQEHYPRLSDERPKSGKDPSEDLIKEVELWDLVSALARVVKRKEVEEHSSITYDDTPISTYVERIGARVRVEQSVTFSSFFEGEKLRSRIIGIFLAILELLRHHHFRAEQPVEHGEIWVMPPLDDTSEATETASDQQAIELETEPAESAPETPAQLESPADDEPESEA, encoded by the coding sequence ATGACGACTGCCCAATATAAAGTCGACCTCAGTGTATACAGTGGTCCATTAGATCTGCTGTTATACCTGATTCGGCGGAATGAACTGGACATTCTCGACCTGCCTGTCGCTTCCATTACGGCTTCCTTCAATGAATTTCTGAATGTGCTGGAACTGATCGATCTGGATCTGGTTGGTGATTTTATCCTGATGGCCAGTACTTTGGCTGAGATAAAAAGTCGCATGGTTTTGCCACGAGCGGAAGAAGAAGAGATCGCCGAGGTCATTGATGATCCCCGCAGTGATCTGATTCAGCAGCTGTTGGAATATAAAAAATTCAAAGATGCTGCCAATGCGCTGGAAGAACAGGCCGCAGAATGGCAGGAGCATTATCCCCGACTCTCTGATGAGCGTCCCAAGTCGGGTAAAGATCCTTCAGAAGATCTGATCAAAGAGGTCGAACTCTGGGACCTGGTCAGTGCGCTGGCACGTGTGGTCAAACGCAAAGAAGTGGAAGAGCATTCCAGTATTACCTACGATGATACCCCGATTTCTACTTACGTGGAACGAATCGGTGCCCGCGTTCGTGTTGAGCAGTCGGTTACGTTCAGCAGCTTTTTTGAAGGAGAAAAGCTGCGGAGTCGGATTATTGGTATCTTTCTGGCCATTCTGGAATTGCTGAGACATCACCATTTCCGGGCAGAACAGCCTGTCGAACATGGCGAAATCTGGGTGATGCCTCCCCTGGACGATACATCGGAAGCCACAGAAACTGCTTCGGATCAACAGGCGATTGAGTTAGAAACCGAACCTGCAGAATCTGCTCCTGAAACTCCCGCACAGTTGGAGTCACCTGCCGACGACGAACCGGAGTCGGAAGCGTAA
- a CDS encoding gamma-glutamyl-gamma-aminobutyrate hydrolase family protein produces the protein MSKKPLIGITGDFRPEQKESQALSWFFTGYYDSVTDAGGIPVMMPPLADDDDLKQFLEQLDGLILSGCALDLDPIRLGFEKHPASRAMPLRREDFDRRVCTMAMEMKMPLLAIGSGMQLMNVISGGTLHQHVTEDVPGAMYHRDGVEANLRHIINIEPGTRVDKMYGPGEIRVNSQHHMSVKYVSKMFTVSATAPDGVIEAIEVPDEDWFCVGVQWHPQNHSASALDMQVFENFLSACEEPEPQILQMPVRKAA, from the coding sequence ATGTCTAAAAAACCCTTGATTGGAATTACTGGAGACTTTCGCCCCGAGCAAAAAGAGTCTCAGGCTTTAAGCTGGTTCTTTACCGGTTACTATGATTCCGTGACAGACGCTGGTGGTATTCCCGTCATGATGCCTCCCCTGGCTGATGACGATGACCTGAAACAGTTTCTGGAACAACTGGATGGCCTGATTCTTTCCGGGTGTGCGTTAGACCTGGATCCAATCCGACTGGGATTTGAAAAACACCCCGCTTCCCGCGCCATGCCTTTACGCCGCGAAGACTTTGATCGTCGTGTCTGTACGATGGCGATGGAAATGAAAATGCCTCTGCTGGCGATTGGATCAGGAATGCAACTGATGAACGTCATCAGTGGTGGCACATTGCATCAGCATGTTACCGAAGATGTACCCGGTGCCATGTATCACCGTGACGGTGTGGAAGCTAACCTGCGTCATATTATCAATATCGAACCTGGTACCCGCGTTGACAAAATGTACGGTCCTGGCGAAATTCGTGTGAACAGCCAGCATCACATGTCTGTCAAATATGTGTCGAAAATGTTTACTGTTTCGGCAACCGCTCCTGATGGTGTGATTGAAGCCATTGAAGTTCCTGATGAAGACTGGTTCTGTGTCGGTGTGCAATGGCATCCCCAGAATCATTCCGCTTCCGCTCTGGATATGCAGGTCTTCGAAAACTTCCTGTCTGCTTGTGAAGAACCCGAACCACAAATTCTGCAAATGCCTGTCCGCAAAGCTGCTTAA
- a CDS encoding MFS transporter, with the protein MRNQEIKIQRDCPARAIRILVKCPIEYLLTSESNSCLEAFLKMSHAYRSLICLTLIHMIVDSSAIVVGPLWGELERVHSLTENSLFIVLTIHALASSLAQPVFGYIRDRYPIKSILWLGPLLGAVMMPLVGPANSVFLLCVALLLGGIGIGSFHPEAAVVAGSLIPERRTRSLSLFMFGGAMGLAVGPIICGAIVSTWGLSSVWILAPLYSGLILLLYRIGKPPAVLFKRDGNKKTQSLSQMLEGRVPLALFLFMVCSLRLVPNMAMDKLISFILKDQNVSAFQIGLIQSVFLFSASAGMLLMAFRFKSGHEKLFMIVCPLLGIPIMLVLGWDGCPMWLMTLLLIPSGLILWGTSPAMVSYSHQLFPNGGGMASAITMGMAWGGGGMIQAKITSHFVALGAPQQAFHAIIPCLLLATVGAMLLPSLPSVLPSQTETVKTI; encoded by the coding sequence ATGCGGAATCAGGAAATAAAAATACAGCGGGACTGTCCGGCTCGGGCGATTCGCATTCTGGTCAAGTGCCCGATAGAATACCTGCTGACTTCTGAATCGAATTCCTGCCTTGAAGCTTTCCTGAAAATGTCCCACGCTTATCGTAGTCTGATTTGTCTCACACTCATCCACATGATTGTTGATTCTTCTGCAATCGTCGTCGGCCCATTATGGGGGGAACTGGAACGGGTTCACTCTCTGACGGAGAATTCTCTGTTCATTGTACTGACCATTCATGCGCTGGCATCTTCTCTGGCGCAGCCCGTATTTGGATACATCCGTGATCGTTACCCGATCAAATCCATTTTGTGGCTCGGGCCACTATTGGGGGCAGTGATGATGCCGCTGGTCGGGCCGGCGAACAGCGTGTTTTTACTGTGTGTGGCTTTACTGTTGGGAGGGATCGGTATTGGTTCTTTCCATCCCGAAGCGGCGGTAGTCGCAGGCTCTCTGATTCCAGAACGACGAACGCGGAGTCTGTCACTCTTCATGTTTGGTGGAGCGATGGGGCTGGCGGTCGGGCCGATCATCTGCGGCGCGATTGTGTCTACCTGGGGCCTGTCGAGCGTCTGGATTCTGGCGCCCTTGTATTCCGGGCTGATTTTACTGCTGTACCGGATTGGTAAACCACCGGCAGTTTTGTTTAAGCGAGATGGAAATAAAAAGACGCAGTCTCTGTCACAGATGTTGGAAGGACGCGTACCTCTGGCGCTGTTTCTGTTTATGGTCTGCTCGCTCAGACTGGTTCCTAATATGGCGATGGATAAGCTGATTTCCTTCATTCTGAAAGACCAGAATGTATCTGCGTTTCAGATCGGTCTGATCCAGTCCGTCTTTCTGTTTTCTGCCAGTGCCGGGATGTTGCTGATGGCATTTCGATTCAAATCCGGACATGAGAAGTTATTCATGATTGTCTGCCCCCTGCTGGGCATTCCCATCATGCTGGTGCTGGGGTGGGATGGATGTCCGATGTGGTTGATGACGCTGTTATTGATTCCCAGTGGTCTGATATTATGGGGCACGAGTCCCGCAATGGTCTCCTATTCACATCAATTGTTTCCCAATGGGGGAGGTATGGCGTCTGCGATCACAATGGGAATGGCCTGGGGCGGTGGTGGTATGATTCAAGCGAAAATCACCAGTCATTTTGTCGCGCTGGGGGCGCCTCAGCAGGCGTTCCATGCGATCATACCCTGTCTGCTACTGGCAACTGTGGGAGCGATGCTGTTGCCTTCCCTGCCATCAGTTCTCCCGTCACAGACTGAAACCGTTAAAACGATATGA